One Megalopta genalis isolate 19385.01 chromosome 11, iyMegGena1_principal, whole genome shotgun sequence genomic region harbors:
- the LOC117226373 gene encoding serine/threonine-protein kinase ATR encodes MEVNDNSIILHSSSSITVADSVWKFINSPIIAIFSDLKNATAEQMLRSLLESILKGSATLTTVLIPPYTNGLQNDALQCQYAAFTTWLFGTMFYIVGEPLSNEILANSIEIQACMLRILSRHHITMFEIISNEYMNILQEILEFYKSNGDTEELKLAKFNADREIIENLDLQAFPVTIMYSDVPQVQMSILKIIEKTGVSVWNEKVLSDIMMKMLIVSVPNVKIMVLNLCTKLIESSLMNREEVENLMLHFIEIVKIIPAWLSSHELQGNQLCPFVQILTRFIQSSPIFSNSIELCFQISHLMVHEFIKYENNVEATEKLKEIICNKMKQYFAKEPRVCTLSETKEFISYFEYYPDFIVIFNHCILTEIRRNFSKNNLVSEFCEPWKFVRNELIFAAKSKKLEKCVHILKASGILQCWLKELKLSMNLYATDLDDILEILIQNLRSGQCQQGQIIFECFIHMVAHNEANKDVLHKLLALPFITNTEISAEIINNHVKEAAESLDIATKLRCLEALCEFGNGMEALNLLNNCVSSGRTDLAVAAVQNSILLLNNGETKFEDISRYVLQPALQSKKEEVYEKLVIVLGKTSCYLSGHADFVREPDNTKWKIQCKCCAGNVKSDINPYVYHVSNEYDYLLSSYLSVLSSEFLSVRFCISENILSFSNHINSFNKHEITKVWCSYIEDENPMTRSNIATAIKGILNNKINIAKKSVVSIEYDVPASLDEFVNLIINTMASALMKALQSSNHALQETVLLTARNFASVQLYTAERRILNLFLISILYSTSSPTSVAFATTAYSDYAKLLNVSTKVLYVKYKKDFLKVIMQCAVHNFIKYSYNVATSIHRVAKCIGYEGSRQLLRKDGHYAVSFLLSFGVDPPNVKILLRDIAELVSMDEKQMLKEYFPYICSYAFLNMPLATTAECLRLVSSITQMNLSVLTRQSFMGIFEEFMLNFHESPEKVIGLLKIISDYDNSSEKNYITHKGIKSYLNLRLHGILVNFDIKLGSKSDEYTQQSALASLAALMRLMGPEYLSPLRYKILATLRTSLAFKRPGYGPLICDAWNAFIHNITIKELGPLLPTICISLISLLKIYPEKIIAMLKFLVIECNEENSNHTAELFFIDDIDIPDEISTIIKARVLQARPKGFEANLKLWLKRITHETDEVRSRALTYLQKFLAEHRSQLNQMILTETDIHPLIVELLDTLLIGCQHKDENIRLLYGECLGELGAIEPSLLPRRIISRDDCKFISDMNEEFACAMLFEHVRAFQMQKSSHSMDCFSLAIQEILKAYEITPQGKNSELWNSLPLTTRQIIFPFLTSHYKIAAVSDDKMFPHPIYGSEVGSSVENWAYSWLCSMFKNIHDERLNSVLRACKLALKRDIKILTFCLPHVVSYIITNGTEQEHIKIREEMLTIIDVRKKPTLDPELSRHRPLRNGHSIKADDTRISEETRRMRCAQIVFSVLDHLQRWLWEQRLDRSHKYKAVENFCEELNSLIVAEGCYQSREYHRALMYLEKYMASSNKGLSEPMEGGLLAKIYAQLDEPDGISGILASQDHTPTVQQLILAHEVNGQLQDAATCYERLAQKKTLKHTYLQGMIQCYLGLDQPFTAKHITEGVLSSRPELEPLMIENEPFWRLAHFTRLDDTPQKNIKHSLLEDLKQGMKPDLLSLKQNLVMLLEDASRPGAYQQCYSYIMKLHILNEFDKAVSTMLTDIDQLPMIFEEWEKRGQLVRSSRGVEFVLSMRRATLDLAVQLNKQVNDRENPFLKQEIGKIWLKSAKIARKRGLHQQAYMYILSASDSCPLQQLYIEQAQLYWQKGCQEDAFTTLKRCFSSCFQSSAYYKSLSSSECVEERKQCAKAKLLYAKYNDETVNVDTDANIMNYKEAIEVWREWEKSLLSCAQYYESVIERLSDEEKDKKGRDLQVHTMNFYGKSLQYGCKYIHQSMPRMLTIWLDFASRVTSRSNHNVNDEIEKFRRDALLKMTKIMEVYQERLPIFMWLTAFSQLVSRICHPSTEVQNTLYTILVKLIFAYPQHCLWMMASVINSSYPARQRRCQAILNNSKLKTGEMLKLIKDFHKLWERLIELSNKPIPDGVLNTTVSQLSRNLPRLLSTKDFSTIMMPTTKFKQLHLPSKGVSLENHNPFSSNWVHISGIEESVAVMPSLQRPRRIALKGSDGKKYLFMCKPKDDLRRDFRLMEFNDIVNKYLQNDPESRQRRLYIRTYSVVPLNEECGLIEWVPNLVGFRPVIINLYKERGIATSNRELRSMLCALKDPLEKKRKVFLEQLLPRHPSVLGDWFRLTFPDPYGWYEARTAYIRTTAVMSMVGYILGLGDRHGENILYDSKCGDCVHVDFNCLFNRGELFDWPERVPFRLTHNMVDAMGPLKIEGPFRRACETTMRVLRQQSSTLLSVLTPFVYDPLVSWNKNQTCEGGEKTNEKAVEHIKNIEQRLKGLIRSHGKKLENIALNLSVEGQTNHLILEATNLDNLCQMYFGWGAYM; translated from the exons ATGGAAGTAAATGATAATTCAATTATTCTTCACAGTAGTAGCAG TATAACAGTGGCTGATTCTGTATGGAAATTTATCAACAGCCCTATTATTGCAATCTTCTCTGATTTAAAAAATGCAACTGCAGAACAAATGCTTCGATCCCTTTTAGAGTCAATATTAAAGGGCTCTGCTACTTTAACTACAGTTTTAATTCCACCATATACCAATGGATTGCAAAATGATGCGTTACAGTGTCAATATGCAG CATTTACTACTTGGCTTTTTGGTACAATGTTTTATATAGTTGGAGAGCCTTTGAGTAATGAAATTCTTGCAAATAGCATAGAGATTCAAGCCTGCATGCTTAGAATATTGTCTAGACATCATATCACTATGTTTGAAATTATTAGTAACGAATATATGAATATTCTTCAAGAAATATTGGAATTTTATAAGTCTAATGGAGATACGGAAGAACTAAAATTAGCTAAATTTAATGCAGACAGAGAAATCATAGAGAATTTAGATCTACAAGCATTCCCTGTTACAATAATGTATTCTGATGTACCACAAGTACAGATGTCCATTTTGAAAATTATTGAGAAGACTGGTGTTTCGGTGTGGAATGAAAAAGTACTTTCAGATATTATGATGAAAATGCTCATTGTATCTGTTCCAAATGTAAAGATTATGGTACTAAATCTCTGCACAAAATTAATAGAGTCTTCTTTAATGAACAGAGAGGAAGTGGAAAATTTGATGCTCCACTTTATTGAAATTGTGAAAATAATTCCTGCATGGTTATCTTCTCATGAATTACAAGGAAATCAATTATGTCCATTTGTACAGATACTTACTCGATTTATTCAATCATCACCAATTTTTTCAAACAGTATTGAATTATGCTTTCAAATCAGTCATCTGATGGTTCATGAATTCATCAAATATGAAAATAATGTAGAAGCTACGGAAAAGCTGAAagaaataatttgtaataaaatgaaGCAGTACTTTGCCAAGGAACCAAGAGTTTGTACGCTTTCCGAGACAAAagaatttatttcatatttcgaGTACTACCCAGATTTCATTGTTATTTTTAATCATTGTATTCTCACTGAAATCAGACGCAATTTCAGTAAGAATAATTTAGTCAGTGAGTTTTGTGAACCATGGAAGTTTGTAAGAAATGAATTGATTTTTGCAGCAAAGTCaaaaaagttagaaaaatgTGTACACATTTTAAAAGCATCAGGTATTTTACAATGTTGGTTAAAAGAGCTAAAATTATCAATGAATTTGTATGCAACCGATTTAGATGATATTTTGGAAATACTCATACAGAATTTGAGGTCAGGTCAGTGCCAGCAGGGACAAATTATCTTTGAGTGTTTCATACATATGGTGGCACATAATGAAGCAAACAAGGATGTTCTCCATAAGTTACTGGCACTACCATTCATTACAAATACTGAAATATCTgcagaaataattaataatcacgTGAAAGAGGCAGCAGAGTCCTTAGATATTGCAACAAAATTAAGATGCCTTGAAGCACTTTGCGAATTTGGTAATGGAATGGAAGCATTAAACTTGTTAAATAATTGTGTGTCAAGTGGTAGAACTGACTTAGCAGTTGCAGCAGTGCA GAATAGTATACTGCTTCTCAATAACGGGGAAActaaatttgaagatatctcgagaTACGTTCTTCAACCTGCATTACAGTCAAAAAAAGAGGAAGTCTATGAAAAACTTGTAATTGTATTGGGTAAAACAAGTTGTTACTTATCTGGGCATGCAGACTTTGTAAG GGAACCAGACaatacaaaatggaaaatacaatgTAAATGTTGTGCTGGCAATGTTAAAAGCGATATAAATCCTTATGTCTATCATGtttcaaatgaatatgattATCTTCTGAGTTCATATCTTAGTGTATTATCATCAGAGTTTCTTTCAGTGCGTTTCTGCATTTCCGaaaatatattatcattttcGAATCATATAAATTCATTTAACAAACATGAAATAACAAAAGTGTGGTGTTCGTACATAGAAGACGAAAATCCCATGACTCGTTCTAATATTGCTACAGCAATAAAAGGaatactaaataataaaataaatatagcaAAAAAGTCTGTTGTATCTATAGAGTACGATGTGCCCGCTTCATTGGATGAATTTgtcaatttaataattaatactatGGCAAGTGCACTTATGAAAGCTCTTCAAAGTTCTAACCACGCGCTTCAGGAAACCGTACTTCTTACAGCTAGAAATTTTGCAAG tgTTCAATTGTATACTGCTGAGAGACGAATTTTGAACTTATTTCTCATCTCTATACTATATTCTACATCATCTCCGACCTCAGTAGCGTTTGCTACAACTGCCTATAGCGACTATGCTAAATTATTGAACGTTTCAACCAAAGtgttatatgtaaaatataagAAAGATTTTCTTAAG GTCATAATGCAATGTGCTGtacataattttataaaatattcttaCAATGTGGCCACGTCGATACACCGTGTTGCAAAGTGCATTGGATACGAGGGTTCACGGCAATTATTGCGCAAAGACGGTCATTATGCAGTTAGCTTTTTACTTTCTTTCGGCGTTGACCCACCAAATGTAAAAATTTTGTTGCGTGATATAGCAGAGTTAGTCAGCATGGATGAAAAACAGATGTTAAAAGAATACTTTCCT TACATTTGTAGTTATGCATTTTTAAATATGCCTCTTGCTACTACTGCAGAATGCTTAAGATTAGTATCAAGTATCACGCAAATGAATTTATCTGTACTGACAAGACAATCGTTTAtg GGTATATTTGAGGAATTTATGTTGAATTTTCATGAATCTCCTGAGAAAGTGATTGGATTGTTGAAAATCATTTCTGATTATGACAACAGCTCGGAAAAAAATTACATTACACATAAAGGAATT AAATCTTATTTGAATTTACGTTTGCATGGTATACTAGTAAATTTTGACATCAAACTTGGCTCAAAATCAGATGAGTATACGCAGCAATCTGCACTAGCATCGTTGGCTGCATTAATGAGATTAATGGGACCAGAATATTTAAGTCCATTAAGGTATAAAATCTTAGCCACTTTGAGAACCTCATTAGCATTCAAGAGACCAGGATACGGGCCTCTTATATGCGATGCATGGAACGCattcattcacaa CATAACTATTAAAGAACTAGGTCCACTCCTTCCAACTATATGCATATCATTAATATCATTGTTAAAAATTTATCCTGAAAAAATCATTGCCATGTTGAAATTTCTCGTTATCGAATGCAATGAAGAAAATTCCAATCACACTGCGGAATTATTTTTCATAGATGATATAGATATTCCTGATGAAATTTCAACTATAATTAAGGCGCGTGTTTTACAAGCCAG ACCCAAAGGTTTCGAAGCAAATTTAAAATTATGGCTGAAACGTATCACACATGAAACAGATGAAGTAAGGTCTAGAGCTTTaacatatttgcaaaaattcCTAGCAGAACATCGTAGCCAATTAAATCAAATGATTCTGACTGAGACGGATATTCATCCGTTAATAGTTGAG ttGTTAGATACGCTGTTAATTGGTTGTCAACATAAAGATGAAAACATACGCTTATTATATGGAGAATGTTTAGGAGAATTAGGTGCCATTGAACCGAGTCTTTTACCACGCCGAATAATCTCTAGAG aTGATTGTAAATTTATCTCTGATATGAATGAAGAATTTGCCTGTGCTATGCTCTTTGAACATGTGCGAGCCTTTCAAATGCAAAAAAGTAGTCACAGTATGGATTGCTTCTCACTTGCCATTCAG GAAATCTTAAAAGCATACGAGATTACACCTCAAGGTAAAAACAGTGAACTATGGAACAGTTTACCATTGACTACGAGGCAAATTATTTTTCCCTTTTTAACATCTCATTACAAAATAGCAGCCGTGAGTGACGATAAAATGTTTCCTCATCCTATTTATGG TTCTGAAGTTGGTTCATCTGTTGAAAATTGGGCATACAGTTGGCTCTGTAgtatgtttaaaaatattcacGATGAAAGGCTCAACAGTGTACTGCGTGCGTGCAAATTAGCCCTGAAAAGGGACATAAAAATACTAACATTTTGTCTGCCTCATGTTGTGT CGTACATTATAACAAATGGCACGGAACAAGAACACATAAAAATACGAGAGGAAATGTTGACAATAATTGATGTCAGAAAAAAGCCTACTCTTGATCCTGAATTGTCCCGTCATCGGCCTCTTAGAAATGGACACAGCATTAAAGCAGATGACACAAGAATTTCAGAGGAAACTAGACGCATGCGTTGTGCACAg ATCGTATTTTCAGTATTAGATCATTTACAAAGATGGTTATGGGAGCAAAGACTGGATCGTAGTCATAAATATAAAGCAGTAGAAA acTTTTGCGAAGAATTGAATTCACTGATCGTGGCTGAAGGTTGTTATCAGTCCAGAGAATATCATAGAGCTCTAATGTATTTGGAGAAGTACATGGCTTCATCCAACAAAGGATTGTCTGAACCCATGGAAGGTGGATTGCTAGCT AAAATATATGCACAGTTGGATGAGCCAGATGGCATATCCGGTATACTAGCTTCTCAAGATCATACACCAACAGTTCAACAATTAATCTTAGCTCATGAAGTTAATGGACAGCTTCAG GACGCAGCTACATGTTATGAAAGACTAGCTCAAAAGAAGACATTGAAACACACCTATCTACAAGGCATGATACAATGCTATCTTGGTCTTGACCAACCATTCACAGCTAAACATATTACCGAAGGAGTTTTAAGTAGCAG aCCAGAATTGGAACCACTAATGATCGAAAATGAGCCTTTTTGGAGATTAGCTCATTTTACTAGATTGGATGATACTCCacagaagaacataaaacatAGTCTTTTAGAAGATCTTAAGCAAGGCATGAAGCCAGACTTATTATCATTAAAACAAAATTTAGTAATGCTATTGGAAGACGCATCACGCCCCGGAGCTTATCAACAATGTTACTCCTACATCATGAA GTTGCACATATTGAATGAGTTCGATAAGGCAGTGTCCACGATGCTAACGGATATAGACCAGCTTCCAATGATATTCGAAGAGTGGGAGAAGCGTGGTCAGCTTGTTAGATCTTCTCGTGGGGTGGAATTTGTATTAAGCATGCGTAGAGCCACTCTAGACTTAGCAGTTCAATTGAATAAACAAGTTAATGATAGAGAAAATCCTTTTCTTAAACAGGAAATTGGAAAGATTTGGCTCAAGAGCGCCAAAATTGCAAGGAA GAGAGGACTCCATCAGCAAGCATACATGTATATTCTCTCAGCTAGTGACTCCTGTCCGTTACAACAGCTTTACATAGAACAGGCTCAATTGTATTGGCAAAAAGGCTGTCAAGAAGATGCTTTCACGACATTGAAGCGATGCTTCTCAAGCTGTTTCCAATCATCTGCATACTACAAATCATTGTCATCGTCAGAATGCGTTGAAGAAAGGAAACAATGTGCAAAG gcGAAGCTTCTGTATGCAAAATATAATGATGAAACTGTGAACGTAGATACTGATGCTAATATTATGAATTATAAAGAGGCTATCGAGGTTTGGAGAGAATGGGAGAAAAGTTTACTTTCATGTGCTCAGTATTATGAATCCGTTATAGAAAGGTTGTCTGATGAAGAAAAGGACAAGAAAGGACG GGATTTACAAGTGCACACTATGAATTTCTATGGGAAATCGCTTCAATATGGTTGTAAATATATTCATCAGTCTATGCCGAGAATGTTGACTATCTGGCTAGATTTTGCTTCTCGTGTAACATCGCGGTCCAACCATAATGTAAACGATGAAATTGAGAAGTTTCGACGCGATGCATTACTAAAAATGACGAAAATCATGG AAGTGTATCAAGAACGGCTACCAATATTCATGTGGCTGACTGCGTTCAGCCAACTTGTATCTCGAATATGCCATCCATCGACAGAAGTGCAAAATACTCTTTATACGATATTAGTGAAGTTAATTTTTGCTTATCCTCAACACTGTTTATGGATGATGGCATCAGTTATTAAT TCCTCTTATCCTGCGCGACAAAGACGTTGTCAAGCGATTCTAAATAATTCCAAACTAAAAACAGGAGAGATGCTGAAACTCATCAAGGACTTCCACAAATTGTGGGAGAGACTCATTGAGTTGTCTAACAAACCAATACCGGAT GGTGTTCTGAACACTACAGTCAGCCAATTATCGCGGAATCTACCTCGTTTACTGTCAACCAAAGACTTCAGCACAATTATGATGCCAACAACTAAATTTAAGCAGCTTCATCTACCCTCTAAGGGTGTATCATTAGAGAACCATAATCCATTTTCATC GAATTGGGTGCATATATCTGGAATAGAAGAAAGTGTAGCTGTTATGCCGTCTCTCCAGAGACCACGACGCATTGCGTTGAAAGGATCAGATGGTAAGAAATACCTATTCATGTGTAAACCAAAGGACGATTTACGCAGGGATTTTAGATTAATGGAGTTCAACGacatagtaaataaatatctaCAAAACGACCCTGAATCTCGCCAAAGGAGACTTTACATTCGAACATAT AGCGTAGTACCCTTAAATGAAGAATGTGGTTTAATAGAATGGGTACCGAATTTAGTAGGCTTTAGGCCAGTCATAATCAATTTGTATAAAGAAAGGGGTATCGCCACTTCAAATAGAGAACTCAGAAGCATGTTATGTG CGTTGAAAGATCCTCTGGAGAAGAAGAGGAAAGTGTTCCTAGAACAACTTCTACCGCGACATCCTTCTGTTCTTGGTGATTGGTTCCGTCTTACATTCCCCGATCCATACGGATG
- the Hmg-2 gene encoding high mobility group protein 2: MSESAPVNDVSESNGGPEQPTFNGESEEHTNKSPVSAEDKAPDSVCDNGIKKNNTSTGIGSNTTSTTNRSKKRKKAPRDATAPKQPLTGYFRFLNDRREKVRNDNPTLSFAEITKLLASEWSTLPADLKQQYLDAAEQDKERYNREFSDYKQTEAYRLFNEKQSMEKQQENKKERNGTDVNSEQNDIQQEKDNDFTGFDIPIFTEEFLDHNKACEAELRQLRKATSDYEAQNAVLQRHVDSLYAAVNRLESETNQQRTTNQALQRHLDSLRSQLAGCFTAVPLPGTHEGATLQNIDSYVERLESLLNGNTEQSLRNAVRSAVSRLELIG, from the exons ATGAGTGAGAGTGCACCAGTTAATGATGTGTCTGAAAGCAACGGTGGGCCAGAGCAACCAACTTTCAATGGAGAATCTGAGGAACATACGA ATAAATCACCTGTAAGTGCAGAAGACAAAGCACCTGACTCTGTGTGTGACAATGGGATAAAGAAGAATAATACAAGCACTGGTATTGGAAGTAATACCACTAGTACAACTAATAGGTCAAAAAAACGTAAGAAAGCTCCCAGAGATGCAACTGCTCCAAAGCAACCACTCACAGGATACTTTAG GTTCTTAAATGACCGAAGAGAAAAAGTACGGAATGACAATCCGACTTTATCATTTGCTGAGATTACAAAACTTCTTGCCTCGGAATGGAGCACATTACCAGCTGATTTAAAGCAACAGTATTTGGATGCAGCTGAGCAAGACAAAGAACGTTATAATCGTGAATTTAGCGACTATAAACAAACAGAAGCATACCGGTTGTTTAATGAGAAACAATCTATGGAAAagcaacaagaaaataaaaaggaacgAAACGGGACTGATGTCAATTCTGAGCAAAAT GATATTCAACAGGAAAAAGACAATGATTTCACAGGCTTTGATATTCCCATTTTTACAGAAGAATTCTTAGATCACAATAAAG CATGCGAAGCGGAATTAAGACAATTAAGAAAAGCTACGTCGGATTACGAGGCTCAAAATGCTGTTCTTCAACGGCATGTGGACAGTCTATATGCAGCTGTAAATCGTTTGGAGTCTGAAACAAATCAACAACGTACGACAAATCAAGCTTTACAACGTCATTTGGATTCTCTTCGTTCGCAGTTAGCTGGTTGCTTTACGGCAGTACCTCTTCCAG GTACACACGAAGGTGCAACCTTACAAAATATCGACAGTTACGTCGAAAGATTAGAATCATTATTAAATGGCAATACTGAACAATCTTTACGGAATGCTGTGCGTAGTGCCGTGTCTCGACTCGAATTAATTGGATGA